Below is a genomic region from Cydia strobilella chromosome 24, ilCydStro3.1, whole genome shotgun sequence.
acttctttgcaatagcccagtctttttttcacccaaacttaaaccatagaccagtactctgtccatattctctacaatagcttccaatgcctgctgaaaccggttcacgggtatctattgatgtacccatgaatgggttccagcaggcgttctacatgacatcaaatctctccaaacggcctctacgtgttggatctatatccccacgcacgccttataaatgaccgggatcgaaagacccgagagttttaaaacggagatacacataataatgATATAATGACAATTGGTCATTATATCAAGACCATGGTACCGGTCTCAACCTGAATCACACTAGGTTTTAAGGAATAATATCCATCTGGCGTCTGTTTAATCGAGTACCTACATCTAACTTTATCTCTAAGGGCAAGTATAGGGGACCTCCACACCTAGAATGGGGTGCTTATCGTCCAAAGAATTTCTCCTGTTAGGTTTGTTGATGGGTGGGCCTACCCACTACCTCACTTCAACATATTGTCTGTTGGGTTGGGATGGTGCGAGGGGTGTGCCACAGTCACGCTTTCTTGTTTCTGATCTTTTCAAAGCCGTCATTGGCAGTAAAATTATAGCTGTCAGTCACACAGCCTATAAAGTCATTTCTACTGTCTGTCAAAGCATGCCCATTAGATTTCATGATGCTTTAATAGTTAGTATTCACAATTTGTGGAatacataaacgctatcgaactttttttttataataactttTTAGACAGTGTACCAAACCTTATCACAGTTCTATATAGATATGCAGAATGAAAAGTTACATACTATGTTTTTATTACAATGCATAAAACAATAGTAAAAGTAAAcgttttaatatacatatatttttaaaatttaaatacaactTCCATTCAGTAAGGATTATTATATTCTTTTAGTTTAACAAACTTTGAAGGTTTCTCATGATGAACACTTATAAGATGTTTCTTAACTCCATTATGGCGCTGAAATTTCTTATAGCATATCTCGCAAGCATACGGTCTCTCACCAGTGTGTACACGATAATGCGCTTTTAATTCAGCAAGTACTGGAAAAGCCTTTTTACAAACGTCACAACAATGTGGCCTGATGTCTGAATGCATTCGTCGGATATGAACCGTTAAGGCAGATTTATGTCTAAACTGTTGGCCACATACTTCACAAGCGTGTTGTTTGAAGCTCTCATGCACCTTCATGTGATCTTCTAAATACTTCTTCATCCGAAATTTCTTATGGCATACTTCGCACTCAAAAGGTTTTTCTTCATTGTGTATTTCTCTGTGGTTTCTTAAGATACCTTTCGTTGAAAACCGTTTGCTACATATTTCGCACATAAAATTTTTGAGATCTTCTTTCCTCCCTTCCTTAATAGCTTTTTCTGCCTTTTCCTTCTCAGCGTGTTTATTCAAATGTTTACTTAATGTTCCCTGTAGTGCAAATCGTTTCCCACAAATATCGCAACAGAACTGTTTGTCCATTATTTGTTTATGTTGTactaataaatgattttttaagcCACATCTATATGGGAACTTCCTTTGGCATATCTCACACGTATAAggcttttcaccagtgtgtaCACGCATGTGTATGCTCATAGCGTCTTTATGTAGGAATCGTTTATTACACACATCACACGGGAATCTATAGTCTTCGGAGTGAATTCTTGCATGAAGTCTTAAAGCGCTTTTTGATGTATATCGTTTACTGCATTCTTCACATTTAAAAGGTTTTCCTCCCGTGTGATCGTACTTATGAATATCTAATGCAGACTGCGTCTTGAATTTCCTATCGCAAGTTTCACAGGTGAATGGATAATCACCaggatgattttttaaatgagtgtttaaataattttcttcTGCAAATTGTTTTTTGCATATATCACATGGGAAATACTTATGTTCGGTGAGGACTTGATTTTTCGATTCTTCTGCACACTCTGTTTTGCATACTGTTATTTCTCCG
It encodes:
- the LOC134752128 gene encoding gastrula zinc finger protein XlCGF57.1-like isoform X2 codes for the protein MEELHSCSCCLVRPPEKGLRTLYKHLGKTEIYYEMLKDCFDINFEIGNEECGICEVCVVRLRDASDFKLQVQRSQAELRARLKGVLTANDIKLEKSEVEMADGEVVSVAIYGGPPAPSAQPVAAVSNRISFASDPTLTNLDTTEPAPASNRTKVHECDICHKTFKNPNAKTKLIIHRRTHTGEKPYSCNVCNKRFAQKSHLNSHYAYHIGKFKFSCEQCDTRFTQKNQWVVHMRIHTGERPYSCEICNKTFKQKGHLTVHKRNHSKYDPSCVEPGEITVCKTECAEESKNQVLTEHKYFPCDICKKQFAEENYLNTHLKNHPGDYPFTCETCDRKFKTQSALDIHKYDHTGGKPFKCEECSKRYTSKSALRLHARIHSEDYRFPCDVCNKRFLHKDAMSIHMRVHTGEKPYTCEICQRKFPYRCGLKNHLLVQHKQIMDKQFCCDICGKRFALQGTLSKHLNKHAEKEKAEKAIKEGRKEDLKNFMCEICSKRFSTKGILRNHREIHNEEKPFECEVCHKKFRMKKYLEDHMKVHESFKQHACEVCGQQFRHKSALTVHIRRMHSDIRPHCCDVCKKAFPVLAELKAHYRVHTGERPYACEICYKKFQRHNGVKKHLISVHHEKPSKFVKLKEYNNPY
- the LOC134752128 gene encoding gastrula zinc finger protein XlCGF57.1-like isoform X1; this encodes MEELHSCSCCLVRPPEKGLRTLYKHLGKTEIYYEMLKDCFDINFEIGNEECGICEVCVVRLRDASDFKLQVQRSQAELRARLKGVLTASDKLKIKFEKASADKTIINDIKLEKSEVEMADGEVVSVAIYGGPPAPSAQPVAAVSNRISFASDPTLTNLDTTEPAPASNRTKVHECDICHKTFKNPNAKTKLIIHRRTHTGEKPYSCNVCNKRFAQKSHLNSHYAYHIGKFKFSCEQCDTRFTQKNQWVVHMRIHTGERPYSCEICNKTFKQKGHLTVHKRNHSKYDPSCVEPGEITVCKTECAEESKNQVLTEHKYFPCDICKKQFAEENYLNTHLKNHPGDYPFTCETCDRKFKTQSALDIHKYDHTGGKPFKCEECSKRYTSKSALRLHARIHSEDYRFPCDVCNKRFLHKDAMSIHMRVHTGEKPYTCEICQRKFPYRCGLKNHLLVQHKQIMDKQFCCDICGKRFALQGTLSKHLNKHAEKEKAEKAIKEGRKEDLKNFMCEICSKRFSTKGILRNHREIHNEEKPFECEVCHKKFRMKKYLEDHMKVHESFKQHACEVCGQQFRHKSALTVHIRRMHSDIRPHCCDVCKKAFPVLAELKAHYRVHTGERPYACEICYKKFQRHNGVKKHLISVHHEKPSKFVKLKEYNNPY